The Toxotes jaculatrix isolate fToxJac2 chromosome 14, fToxJac2.pri, whole genome shotgun sequence genomic interval gtgtgtgtgtgtgtgtgtgtgtgtgtgtgtgtgtgtgtgtgtgtgtgtgtgtgtgtgtgtgtgtgtgtgtgtgtggagctaatttttctgtcctctgtagCTGATGTTGTGCTCTTACATTCTCCAGGAAAAGAGAATTTTCCCTTTAGTAATCATTGGAGAATCACAAAAATAGTGATGCTAAGATGGCAGCTCAACAAAGATAGAAGACAAATATTAAAATTGGGTTAATTGCTTGCGGACTTACTATCCATAGAGATTGTGTGATTCTTGTGGTCTATAAATCTATAAAACTTCCTGCCAAAAGCACTGAACATCTCCTGATGTCTGaagctgtttctgtttgctATAATAAGACTGTAGAGGGGACTGAAGTACCctttgtccatctgtccatccatctggCACATGTAATATCCGGAAAGCTGCTGATTACATTTGACAAAACTTTATGGGACAAAGGTTTTTCAAAAGCAACACTTAAATTGGCCTTAATGAGTTTCAGCAACACTTCATTACTGGTTATCGTCCCAAAACAGGACTGCATCATTTATGGGGAACAGCATGTTTATTGATGCTTTGTTTTGAGCTTGTCATGTCAAACATTAACAGATTCAGAAAACAAACCCTTTCTGATTATTTGAATGATCTGCTCCTGCTTTTTtgactgtgtttccttttccGTCTCTTTCTCCCAGCTGCCAATGTGCTCTTGTCAGAGCAGGGCGACGTGAAGCTGGCGGATTTCGGGGTGGCAGGGCAGCTGACAGACACCCAGATTAAAAGGAACACATTTGTCGGCACACCTTTCTGGATGGCTCCAGAGGTTATCAAACAGTCAGCTTACGACTTCAAGGTGAGGCCAGAGTCTGTGGGGTGGACAAAAGAGACAACCTGTGTAACAGCTTAGAGTGAACGCTGTGTCTAGGTTTGTTTGCCTGTTTAAATCTCACTTTTTGGGTGAAGGGGTGTGTGAAGGTGTTAGTGGTGGCACGGATAAACACATGAAATTTTAAGCATGGGATAAATGATCTAATCCACATCATTTTAGGTCAGAAACTACTGTCTATTTTAATTCCTGTCACAGTTTCAAGTGAATGTGAATCTCTCTCCTGCACAGGCTGATATCTGGTCCTTGGGTATCACTGCCATTGAGTTGGCTAAAGGGGAACCTCCCAACTCTGATCTACACCCCATGAGAGTCCTCTTCCTCATTCCCAAAAACACTCCTCCCACCCTGGAGGGGCCTTACAGCAAACCCTTCAAAGAGTTTGTGGAGGCTTGTCTAAATAAAGACCCTCGTTTTGTAAGTAAAACACCTGCATCCATGTGCAGGCATTGTTGCAGGTCTGAACTGGATCAGACATGTTTGTTTGGGCTAAATAAGATTAGAAAATTGGAAAATAATTCCAGATTGGTACTGTTGTTCTGAGCGTGAGACTTTGTTCATTTATCCTGCcacactttttttgtgtttggattAACATGCCCAGTCCTTAATAGGAATTACTTTGTTTTCCACATTCTCACATATTCTGAGATGATCCAAATCACATTATTGTAAAGTGCTAAAAATATGTTAAATCTGAGTAATGTGATGGTAGATTCATTACTGAAGCTTCCTTTATGATGTTGTTACTAGAGAACGGATCCCAGCCAATTCTTCTTACAGATTCAAAACCTACTGACGACGCTGTCACTGAGTCTTAATTCTTACGCTGCTTTCGTCTTTATCCTGTCTCTGCACAGAGGCCAACCGCCAAAGAGCTTCTGAAACACAAGTTCATCACACGTTACACCAAGAAGACGGCCTATCTGACAGAGCTGATAGACCGCTACCGACGCTGGAAGTCAGAGGGACACGGGGAGGAGTCCAGCTCTGATGACTCAGATATGTGAGTTTCAgggacacacattcacacattccaGTTgtagacacatatacacaataatgtatttgtaaatattttggCCTCCCTCCTCTTCGTGCACCCCGCTTTCTTTTAGGGATGCTGATGGTGATGTGGACACATGTCCCATGTGGACCTTCCCTACAGTCAGACCCAACTCTATGAACAAATTACAAAAgggttatacacacacagattcagagGTAAgacacatgcaacacacacacacacacttacacacacagtcagatcttttgtttgttttgcctgataccctttttttttggtctttataGTCAGGAGATTCGGTGAAAAGGCTACCCAAGTCACAGTGCTTGTCTGCTTTGGTAACACCCATCTTCAGAGAGGTAGGTGTAAGTCTTGGAAGTGGGAATAACAGAACTTTGAATTACGCTTCTCATTATACTTCTGATGACCTTAGATAAAGGGTAAACACCTTAAAACTTCAAGCTTTCAGCTCCTCACACTAACTCCTGGTACATTAACTCCACTGACAACAATGCAAGtctgggctgcagcagtgaTATGATCTGTGCTGCATTTTGTTGTACATGTGGAAGTGTCCTTGGAAGCTGATTTCATCAAATTTATTGACAGGGTTGCTCATGTCGGTACTTGTCTGACTGGTGGGGCATGttgctaatttgttttttttttttagtcgcAGTATGACTCTAATCTTCCTTCAGGAAACAAGTGCAGTTTGTCCAAAGACTGTACTCAAAACCACATCTTCATGATAAAAATAGACTCTGCCTCACCTGTTAGTTCACTGTTGTACCTGCAGTCACAGTAAGAAGATATAAAAATGGATCATGATTTCTATACAAGTATAATTTCAGTactgttttctctgaagttttttttatttgtacataTCAGTCAGactaaaatagaaaatagtaGGATCGATTAACACGAGAAGCAACAACGCCTGACTGATCTCTGCTTATTTTAAATCCATAAActtctttgttcattttgtaaaaTTCTTTTTGTTTGATTCTTCTTTACCACCAGTTGAAGGAGAAGCGGCGGGCAAGTGGTGGGGGCGTAGGAGCCATTGAGGAGCTGGAGAATGCCTTCAACCTCGCCGAGGAGTCCTGTCCAGGCATCTCCGACCGCCTCGTCACGCACATGATGGAGAGAGTGTGCAGGTGATTCACCAGCCAGTCTTACAACTGAGCATTTTAGATGTCCACTATTGCAACAGAAAACATGCGTTCGTTTTATTCTAACCTGCTGCTTCATGTTGTTCCTTCAGGTTTTCTTTAAATGGTAACACCACCCCCTCTTCGCGGTGAAAGCCCAGCTGGATGTAACTAAACCCTGCCCCCCGGCCCCaactctcttttctgtctcccagACCCTCCCAACTTCTCAGATAAGGACCACAGAAGAACTCCACCCACACCCCTCCTCCCTACCTTTACACCTTTCCCAGTCCTGCCCCAGAAGAGATCTTTTAATTAGttgtaattaaatatttttacagtttttctttaagAGCGGAGAgtatttaagagaaaaaaaaagccatgacaTTTAGAGTGTTGTGTATACCTGTTAGATTGAGAAGAAAAAACTATAATAAAGTCTATGGAAAATGTCCCATTGTCGTCAGTGTCTTATTGGAAAAGAGCATTTGTTGCAGAAAGTTATTTTAAACCACAACACAGGGAGAGGTAGTTGCCATTACGGTTTAGTGTTCTGCGTACCATATTTAAATACTAACTGTCccattctgttcttttttttgtctacaCACATTTTATCTGTGTTTATACTGCAGAACCTATAAAAATAATTCATATTGTTGTAATTTGGTCTaattatgtttctgtcatttgctgATTACTAAACTATCATGAATgactatttttaattttctcctctttttttctacaCAAGAATGGAGGCTCTGTGTTGTGGTTAATTACCCTCTCCATACACTGAGCTGTAATTAGCAACACCCTGAAACAGTCAGGGCAGGTTCACGGTGGTTTTGTCTGTCGGAAGCAATTAatctcactgaaatgaaacacacagaggaggcagtaagcatcagctgatgtgtgtgttgggcaGCTTCAGGCTCTTCTAGTTTCATCAACAGCAGGGTGTAACAGGACAAAAATATATTGTGGGATCATGATGAACCTTGAATAGACACTGATTAGCTGATAATTGGTTTTATGAAAGTAGGTTCATGCTTATTGAAGCTGTATCTACTGAGAAATGATAAAAAGGCTGAAATCAGAAAAGAGATTAATCAAGTTTAATAAAACCTTTATTACAATATATGTATCAAGTACAGTATTTGGTAATTTAATATTGGATAAAAACGGCACAAAGAGGAATGTCAAGAACTCACATCTTGGCTGGTGAGGGAAACGTTGGCTACAATGACCTCATCGGGTCACCTTTAACCTCTGCGGGAAACCACAAAGCACTCAGCAGTCGGGACACAATAGAAGTTTTAACCTCTTAAATCTCAgcgaaacacaaaatatcaatgCTCCCTGGCACATGACTTCACTTTACAGTAGAAAGGAAACATGACGTAAATACATCTAATTGAAAGATGCAccaaaacagctaaaaacaccTCATTTGTCCATCCTTCATTTGTCAGTTCTACAGGAAGACTGTAAGAGGTCAAGGGTCACAGTTTATTTAATTCATATCAAACTCAAAAGGAGCTTAATAACACTTGAATGCAGTTGTACATGGTGACACTGATCTGAGAACTGCACTAATGGGTAAAATTTGGACAGGAAACGGAGGAACTGGGAATAGCGTGGGATAACATGAGGAACACTGGAACCTTATATGATGTGAAGCTTGTGTTATCTTAAGTTACATTTTCACTTGACAAAAAATATTGAGACAATGGCGTAAAAAGCTATTTCTGCTACTAGTTTTCACCACAGTGGATTCTCCCAATGAGGCTCTTTCAcagagctaatgttagcatgtgcTTTAAGTTACGTTTCGGGACTAAAAGCACTGAACAGAAGCACCAAtactttggttttctcaaaaggaaaaaaaagtaacaagAGAAGTAACAAAATATCCCAATGGGTttgtattaaaaatgtatacCACCATTTTTAAAGATGGGTCACGTGACTTCATTTGAGTAACTGGCAAAAGTTtaataaaaggaaacaaaacttaaaaaaaaaaaaaaaaatcgtagaAAGAAATAGAACCGtgtgtaaatataaacataacactgtttgaatatattttactgtatgtatttaaaaaaaaaaagactccagATCCCACATGGGACTGAGTGAAGATAGTGGCAATCAGTACGCGTCAATAACCAGACAGCTTTTACACCTTTTCTGCTATTAATCCAATTCTCTCTGGTCAAAGCTGAGCAGTGGCTCTAATTCCtacagtggaaaagaaaaaaaaaatcgttaTCATTCAAATTTGAGAATTTTTTAACTGTACAAGTCTCATCTACACATGTTAGTTACAGACGAGGGACATTAAGTGTCTCATTGTTCAGGAAATAAAGCATAATATGAGTGTTGAGTGTATCCACGGGTCTTGCTCCTACCACAGACTTTTCATGCGTGGGGGCcgtctccctctccatctccctgctTCTGCATCTGAGCCTGCATCTTGGCAATCATCTCCTGCATTCGTCTCAACTGTATGACACAGAACATCAACATGTATTACAGGGAAACAACAACTGCACTTAAAACAAGAACAAGGCACATTGGTTTAGACAGCTGAGATTTGGTTTATGTATAGATTGTTCCCCTCATCTGTCAGTCTAACTAAACGCACCATCATTAATATCTGTCTGCCAGTTATGAATTATTAATTAGAAACAACTGCTTCCAAATCACTACTTGGACAGAGACCAGCTGTGAACCTGAATTATTTATCAGTTTAACACATGTATTtgacagcaacaaaaagaaagcagaagcaGTTCTTATAAATGTTTgactacagccagcagccagttagcttagcttagcataaaaattAGCCTGATTCAGTGACAGCCTAGCTCTGTTCAAAAGGTCCttccagtctttctgctaagGTAGGCTAACTGCCTGTCTGCTCTGGCTTTATATTTAACTCACAGATATGACTGGTATtgttcttctcatttaactcctGAGAAGGATgatccaataaaaaaaaaaaattaaataaataatttctaatAGTGTCACAGTGTCTGAAAAAATCCCACCTCAGCCTCCTTCTCCTGCAGGATCATATCCTTGTCCATTTCCTCCGGCTCCGGTCCTTTTCTGTAATGATGCAGCAAATAGAGTTACTTTACATGGCGCTGTGTATTCTGATATTTCGGTAGAATATATGTTAATTAACAAAGGAATCGTTAAGTCCACGTTAAATGCACAGTGTAAGTGGCtataaatgtgaaaaatcaCATGTGATGATTAATAAAGCTTTATAATGTCAGAGtcagcagagcagtgtgtgtgtgtgtgcgcgcgtgtgtgcaAGCCTGAGAGTGCGTGTTGTACCATCTTAAGTAACATTAGGCAAAGATAACAAAAGCCACattgagaaagtgaaaaaagggTCAGTGGGTCAGTGGAGTTTTTCTTTGCAGGAAGATGGAAACAGCTCGCTAGAGAAAAGTGGGCATCTAcaacaagtaactacagagggATGAAAGCAGGAAGATTcaagagagaagcagcagcgaGTGCGAGAGTCAGGGGAACAGCGTTACCTCCcccaaatggaaaaaaaaacaaaactgtaccTCCAACAGTCCACTCATGGGATTGGACAAATCAAGACCAGACAGCCATCATTGGACAGATGGCGAGGCCATGTGAAGACAGTAAAACCACTCCCCTATCCTGGGTTGGCTTCAGAGGAAAGTCTAAAAGAATCTTTTTGGGCTACACTGAGGGTTAAATGATGATGTATCTAtgttaaatcacacacacagtaatccTATTCACAGTTTCTACATTTACTCAAACTACACATGCCATTTATCTACCAGCTAACCATGTGAAACCCACTACAACCCACAGTATCAAATTCAGTTCTACCTCAACACCACGGTCTAACTGGTGGAGTTAACATGCAAAAATGATGAGTTAGAGCTAATGTACTACTGAACTGATACTAGTTCATCATTACATgaatcaacagaaaaagaatCATACAGAAATAACCCTCATTAATCATCTTATCTTCTGTAAATGTTtccatgatgtgtgtgtgtgcccgaCACTGGCATCTCTAAAACACTGTTATTTGATATATTTGATGTCTTAACACAGGTCTGCTGTTtgaggtggggggagggaggtgCAGAGAAGCAAGCTGACAGACAAGTACGTACgcaggagacagaggcagaacaTAACCATGGGAGGACAACCTGCCACCCCGTTTGAGGCGGTCCGAGCGGAAGTTCTCATAGTGCAGGTCCTGGGTCACTTCCTGTAGATCCTGCATGTGGGTTCTGTGGGGTTGTGGAGAAGTCAATAACTGATAAATGCTTCTTGCACAGAAGATTTAAAAACTGCAGATGTTTGACACAGTAGGTAGTATGGATTTAGAACATATGTAACGTTTTATCAAATTTCCTTCCTTGGGTTAGAGCCTCCTCTAGATCCTCTAACACTCACATCAGCATGGTCCGCAGCTTGAGGAAGTCGTTGTGTTCTGGgttctccacctccaccaccccccAGGGGTACAGGCGGCCCCTCACCTTCTTCCCTTTGGCCTCAATCTGCTGGTTGGATCCTACAACTGCAAACGGGATGCTCGCCTGGAGAAGATGAGTATTTCATGTGTCTGTTCTCATGGTTCAACCACCCACATAAACAATTATGACACTTCGATGGAGGATACAGAGATGATTTTATCcttgacaaacaaaaacattctgtGGTAAAAACCATCAACATATCTTTGGAAGGAAgaaagtttatatttattcaaagAGGCTTACGGCGAATGGAGAGTTTACCTTGAGGATCCTAGTTTGCTCTTTGAAGTCCTCATCCTCATCTGACTCAGCATCAGGAAGGTGGTAAATCTTAATGCCATGTTCATCAATCTCATCCAGAATCTTACAAAGACAACAGTGACAAAAAACAGGTTATCTTCCAGAATGTGGTCCATGTGTACCGTTTTTTGTTTAGTCAGGACTTCTGCTAATCAAAATTTCTGACATTAGCATTAGCTAAAACAGTGAGCATGAGCACATGATAGCTACTGTTCATCACAGGGAACTGGAAACCCCCCTCAACAATGGACAACTCTGTTGTCCTCACCCTGCGCTTgagcctctccctctctctgagggTCAGAGTGTCCGCCTTGGCGATGACAGGAACCACGTTAACCTTGTTGTGAATGGCCTTCATGAACTGGACATCCAGGGGTTTCAGGCTggtcagacaggaaacagaaagacgGAAGGtcaaagagagacaaaggattaaacagtgaaatatgtgAAGTATGTGCACGTATGTATTGCAGGACTCACCCGTGGCCGAGCGGGGAGATGAAATAGAAGCAGCAGTGAACTCTATTGTCAACAATGTGTCTACGATTTAGACCGCTCTCGTCATGGAGGTACCGCTCAAACTGGTCATCAATGTAGCTGATAATAGTGCTGAAACTGGATGAACAAAATACAGAGGTCACATTAAATATCCACTTTTTAATCCCTGTATACTGTCCCAGAAGCCTACTCACTacataataaaatcaaaagTCCGGATGCTAAATAAAATTCTCCTCCTGCTGCTACCCTtatgatttaaaacatttcacctTATTTTTTAACTGTCAAAGATAAGTGGCTCACTGCTGTTCAAGATCACAGGACTGACAGTGG includes:
- the stk25b gene encoding serine/threonine-protein kinase 25; translation: MAHLRDMQNQNTRLDPEEYFTKQERIGKGSFGEVYKGINNRTKEVVAIKIIDLEEAEDEIEDIQQEITVLSQCDSPFVTKYYGSYLKGTKLWIIMEYLGGGSALDLLRPGPLEETYIATILREILKGLEYLHSERKIHRDIKAANVLLSEQGDVKLADFGVAGQLTDTQIKRNTFVGTPFWMAPEVIKQSAYDFKADIWSLGITAIELAKGEPPNSDLHPMRVLFLIPKNTPPTLEGPYSKPFKEFVEACLNKDPRFRPTAKELLKHKFITRYTKKTAYLTELIDRYRRWKSEGHGEESSSDDSDMDADGDVDTCPMWTFPTVRPNSMNKLQKGYTHTDSESGDSVKRLPKSQCLSALVTPIFRELKEKRRASGGGVGAIEELENAFNLAEESCPGISDRLVTHMMERVCRFSLNGNTTPSSR
- the sept2 gene encoding septin-2, which translates into the protein MSQADKMKQGQFTNPETPGYVGFANLPNQVHRKSVKKGFEFTLMVVGESGLGKSTLINSLFLTDLYPERVIPGAAEKIERTVQIEASTVEIEERGVKLRLTVVDTPGYGDAINSQDCFSTIISYIDDQFERYLHDESGLNRRHIVDNRVHCCFYFISPLGHGLKPLDVQFMKAIHNKVNVVPVIAKADTLTLRERERLKRRILDEIDEHGIKIYHLPDAESDEDEDFKEQTRILKASIPFAVVGSNQQIEAKGKKVRGRLYPWGVVEVENPEHNDFLKLRTMLITHMQDLQEVTQDLHYENFRSDRLKRGGRKGPEPEEMDKDMILQEKEAELRRMQEMIAKMQAQMQKQGDGEGDGPHA